A part of Paenibacillus sp. IHBB 10380 genomic DNA contains:
- the dhaK gene encoding dihydroxyacetone kinase subunit DhaK, translating into MKKIMNKPETLVREMCNGLVLAHPNLEFNSKYKIIKKKEINKEKVTLISGGGSGHEPAHAGFVGKGMLDVAVCGDVFASPSQIQVYQAIRSTAGNKGTLLIIKNYSGDIMNFKNAAHLASEDGIEVDFVKVDDDIAVEDSLYTVGKRGVAGTVLVHKIAGAAAEQGMPLSQVKEAAQKAIDNTRSLGFAFTSCTVPAKGTPTFTLEDHEMEYGVGIHGEPGIRRERVVPADELASRMVTALLDNLKIESGSEQEVAVLINGFGGTPLQELYLLNNSVIRELVSRNITVYKVLVGNYMTSIDMAGASVSIMKLDNQLKQLLSEECDTPALFIHEPFDRVNYTEVVLEQEENKSVSYTCETDADFATIENDKFSLNNIIYLIDKMSEIIIENEVPFCELDAHAGDGDFGMSVAKGFKQLKIEWNDIVTNHATDIGSFLDACSLIIMEHCGGASGPIWGSAFRAASKNVGNKKELSMDEFAKMMASVVKGIQDTGERAFGRGAVVGDKTLIDALVPYAESWANSALHGDDIKVASTKAASAAVQGAKQTETIVARMGRAGTVGERSIGYPDAGAYALGVIFTELSKTIK; encoded by the coding sequence ATGAAAAAAATAATGAATAAGCCAGAAACGTTAGTAAGAGAGATGTGTAATGGCTTAGTCTTGGCACATCCAAACTTAGAGTTTAACAGTAAATATAAGATCATTAAGAAAAAAGAAATAAATAAAGAAAAGGTAACACTGATCAGTGGTGGGGGCAGTGGACATGAACCCGCGCATGCCGGATTTGTTGGAAAAGGAATGCTAGATGTAGCTGTGTGTGGCGATGTATTTGCTTCCCCTTCACAAATTCAAGTATACCAAGCGATCCGATCCACAGCAGGCAATAAAGGAACGTTATTAATTATTAAAAATTATAGCGGCGATATAATGAATTTCAAGAATGCGGCTCATCTTGCAAGTGAAGACGGCATAGAGGTCGATTTTGTTAAAGTGGACGATGATATTGCAGTTGAAGATAGTCTCTATACCGTTGGAAAAAGAGGCGTTGCGGGTACTGTTCTGGTTCACAAAATAGCAGGTGCAGCGGCTGAGCAAGGAATGCCTTTAAGTCAAGTGAAGGAAGCAGCTCAAAAAGCAATCGACAATACGAGAAGTCTTGGATTCGCCTTTACCTCTTGCACTGTTCCTGCCAAGGGAACTCCAACTTTTACTCTTGAAGATCATGAAATGGAGTATGGTGTTGGCATTCACGGCGAACCAGGCATCCGGAGAGAAAGAGTGGTTCCAGCCGACGAATTGGCAAGCAGAATGGTGACGGCATTATTGGACAATTTGAAGATAGAAAGTGGTTCTGAGCAGGAAGTCGCTGTATTGATCAATGGATTTGGAGGAACTCCACTCCAAGAATTATATCTGTTGAATAACTCCGTCATTCGTGAATTAGTATCCAGAAATATAACGGTCTATAAGGTGTTGGTTGGAAATTATATGACGAGTATTGATATGGCTGGGGCGTCTGTTTCTATTATGAAATTAGACAATCAGTTGAAGCAATTATTGAGTGAAGAGTGTGATACGCCAGCGCTATTCATTCATGAACCTTTTGATCGAGTGAATTATACCGAGGTTGTACTAGAACAAGAGGAGAATAAGTCTGTATCCTACACATGTGAGACTGATGCAGATTTTGCAACCATTGAGAATGATAAGTTTTCTTTAAATAATATTATTTATCTAATAGATAAGATGAGTGAAATCATCATCGAGAATGAAGTTCCATTCTGTGAGCTAGACGCTCATGCGGGTGACGGTGACTTTGGCATGAGTGTTGCAAAGGGGTTCAAGCAGTTAAAAATAGAGTGGAATGACATTGTAACGAACCATGCAACGGATATTGGAAGTTTCCTAGATGCTTGCTCTCTGATTATTATGGAGCATTGTGGAGGCGCATCAGGCCCCATTTGGGGATCAGCATTCCGAGCAGCTAGTAAAAATGTAGGGAATAAAAAGGAGCTATCTATGGACGAGTTTGCCAAAATGATGGCCTCCGTTGTTAAAGGTATACAAGATACAGGGGAGAGAGCATTTGGTAGGGGTGCTGTTGTTGGGGATAAAACATTGATCGATGCTCTTGTCCCATATGCGGAATCTTGGGCAAATAGTGCGCTTCATGGGGATGATATCAAGGTTGCATCAACGAAAGCAGCAAGTGCTGCTGTCCAAGGAGCGAAACAAACGGAGACGATTGTTGCTCGGATGGGAAGAGCGGGTACTGTTGGCGAGAGAAGCATTGGTTATCCTGACGCGGGAGCTTATGCATTAGGGGTTATTTTTACAGAACTTTCAAAAACAATAAAGTGA
- a CDS encoding alpha/beta hydrolase family protein, whose amino-acid sequence MRALEVIVILVILAATGGILFGKRDRRWNVGLLLSVLLAVVLHGIIDHYRIQMVPAYAVALVLIIVLIRRLAKPQSESRSKSLVKKSLLSIVALAVSGVSVYLSLLLPVFTMPEPTGSYAMGTISRQLTDKSRDETLSADPSDKRELMVNVWYPVDLDEAKGKKREHYPSELGEAISLVFGIPKQLFSHVTTIPTHVVDGAKLSAAEANYPVLLFSPGIRSTRFQSLTAIEELVSHGYIVVGMDHPYTSAKVTFPDDRSIFYNPDPEFATSAELYKHNIKGIGIRVADARFVLDTLTEWNTKDPNQLFQGKLDLNRVGIFGHSYGGATTAETLAQDERFKAGVSLEGAFWGDVAHTGLKQPFMYMMTGGTAKSLDPSNTKKDKVFYEEFAPDLESAMTKSTSDTYYLTIDHLIHQSFTEIALLSPSLFAKEIDPVHNIDITRSYVKAFFDQYLKGEPQALLDGSSPKYPEVKFDEVYTKKRMISE is encoded by the coding sequence ATGAGAGCGTTAGAGGTAATTGTAATCTTGGTCATCCTGGCAGCCACAGGGGGAATTCTCTTTGGAAAAAGAGACCGGCGGTGGAATGTAGGACTGTTGTTGTCCGTATTATTGGCTGTGGTGCTGCATGGAATTATAGATCATTATCGCATACAGATGGTTCCGGCTTACGCTGTGGCGTTAGTACTGATCATCGTACTCATCCGTAGACTGGCTAAGCCTCAGAGCGAATCCCGGTCTAAGTCCCTAGTGAAAAAGAGTCTGCTATCTATTGTAGCGTTGGCCGTCAGTGGTGTGTCTGTGTATTTGAGTCTGTTGCTGCCTGTCTTTACAATGCCTGAGCCGACCGGTAGTTATGCGATGGGCACCATTTCTCGGCAGCTTACGGATAAATCCCGTGATGAAACATTAAGTGCTGACCCGAGCGACAAGCGGGAGTTGATGGTGAATGTTTGGTATCCGGTTGATCTAGACGAGGCTAAAGGGAAGAAGAGGGAGCATTATCCTTCTGAACTCGGGGAAGCCATCAGTCTGGTGTTTGGCATACCCAAGCAGCTATTCAGTCATGTAACAACGATTCCTACGCATGTTGTCGATGGGGCAAAGCTGTCCGCGGCTGAAGCCAACTATCCGGTATTGCTGTTCTCGCCCGGCATTCGCTCGACCCGGTTCCAGAGTTTGACAGCCATCGAGGAGTTAGTCAGTCACGGGTATATTGTAGTGGGCATGGACCATCCCTACACATCGGCCAAGGTCACATTTCCGGACGACCGTTCTATTTTCTATAATCCGGATCCTGAGTTTGCGACATCAGCAGAGCTTTATAAGCACAACATAAAGGGCATTGGAATTCGCGTTGCGGATGCCCGGTTCGTGCTCGATACCCTTACGGAATGGAACACGAAAGACCCTAACCAACTATTCCAAGGCAAGCTAGATCTGAATCGTGTCGGAATCTTTGGACACTCTTACGGCGGGGCAACGACTGCAGAGACGCTGGCGCAGGACGAGCGATTCAAGGCAGGTGTAAGTCTGGAAGGCGCATTCTGGGGAGATGTTGCCCATACCGGCTTGAAGCAGCCGTTTATGTATATGATGACTGGCGGCACCGCCAAGAGTCTTGATCCATCGAATACGAAGAAGGATAAGGTATTCTATGAGGAATTTGCCCCCGATCTGGAATCGGCGATGACGAAAAGTACAAGCGATACCTACTATTTGACCATCGATCATTTAATCCATCAGAGCTTCACGGAAATAGCGCTGCTCTCGCCATCGCTTTTTGCCAAGGAAATTGACCCGGTGCATAATATTGATATTACCAGATCCTATGTAAAAGCTTTCTTCGATCAATATTTAAAAGGCGAACCGCAGGCGCTTCTGGATGGTTCATCGCCTAAATATCCCGAAGTGAAGTTTGACGAGGTGTATACGAAAAAGAGAATGATATCTGAATAA
- a CDS encoding LysR family transcriptional regulator, whose amino-acid sequence MNINKLQTFITLTECLNFTEAAERLYCSQPSVSMQIQSIEEDLGVPLFDRIGKKLFLTKQGEYFKPYAEQIINLLHSARDHIRQLEDLSFGTLSFGASNFVGVYLLPMILRDYSKTFPDIKINMNITSSSYLISMLESNKVEFLIISDRVMIDESRFQRKTFYQDELVLIVHPLHPLARKEECTLEDLVNETLIIKPDKSATRKYLEGQFKELGFTAPKYLEISNLEGIKQGVIHELGVSMVSNFAIQQEINNGLLVTVPIKGVKFSRGICYVYHRSKHLSPATKQFITLLDNKYCYSESPIIHSI is encoded by the coding sequence ATGAACATAAATAAACTACAAACCTTTATCACGCTAACGGAATGCTTAAACTTTACCGAAGCGGCAGAGCGGCTCTATTGCTCCCAACCGTCTGTAAGTATGCAAATTCAAAGTATTGAGGAAGACTTGGGGGTTCCACTCTTTGACCGAATCGGCAAAAAGCTTTTTTTAACTAAACAAGGAGAGTATTTTAAGCCCTATGCGGAGCAAATTATTAACCTGCTCCATTCAGCTAGAGATCATATTAGGCAACTGGAAGACTTATCTTTCGGAACCTTATCATTTGGCGCGAGTAATTTTGTTGGCGTTTATTTGCTCCCTATGATACTGAGGGATTATTCCAAGACGTTCCCAGACATTAAAATTAACATGAACATTACTTCTTCAAGTTACCTTATTAGCATGTTGGAATCCAATAAAGTAGAGTTCTTGATTATCTCTGATCGAGTTATGATTGATGAATCTCGTTTTCAACGCAAAACTTTTTATCAGGATGAACTTGTCCTCATTGTCCATCCATTGCACCCACTTGCAAGAAAGGAGGAATGTACACTAGAGGATTTGGTCAATGAAACTCTAATTATAAAACCCGATAAATCAGCTACACGAAAATACTTAGAAGGACAATTCAAAGAATTGGGGTTTACTGCACCCAAATATCTGGAAATTAGCAATTTAGAGGGTATTAAACAAGGTGTCATTCATGAACTTGGCGTATCTATGGTTTCTAACTTTGCGATTCAGCAGGAGATTAATAATGGCTTATTAGTTACGGTACCCATAAAAGGAGTAAAATTCAGTAGAGGGATCTGTTATGTTTATCATCGAAGCAAACATCTTTCTCCGGCGACCAAACAATTCATTACTTTATTAGATAATAAATATTGTTATTCAGAATCTCCGATAATTCATTCAATATAA
- a CDS encoding MerR family transcriptional regulator — MEGMTRGELAKRTGLSMATIRYYEDSGILPAPERRANGYRIYTENYLVKIKFIKDAQSLGYSLKEIQEGLQMLSQEMEAETLKELVRNKIFEIDEKIKTLHSIQTMLSGLLETPKEDIHNYLRSFRKLGE, encoded by the coding sequence ATGGAAGGAATGACACGCGGTGAACTGGCAAAGCGAACCGGGTTAAGCATGGCAACCATCCGCTACTACGAGGATAGTGGCATCCTGCCTGCTCCCGAACGGAGAGCGAATGGATATCGTATATATACGGAGAATTATCTGGTGAAGATTAAGTTCATCAAAGATGCCCAATCATTAGGTTATTCGCTAAAGGAAATCCAAGAAGGGCTGCAAATGCTCAGTCAAGAGATGGAGGCGGAGACATTAAAGGAATTAGTACGCAATAAGATCTTTGAGATTGATGAGAAGATTAAAACGTTGCATTCCATACAAACGATGCTTTCCGGCTTGCTTGAGACCCCTAAAGAAGACATTCACAACTATTTACGATCGTTTCGTAAATTGGGTGAGTGA
- a CDS encoding PocR ligand-binding domain-containing protein, translating into MNNSLFNLDKIIDLEKWHKLQDSLALVTKMAIITVDYKGTPVTQHSYCQPFCQSVRKDSSLSPYCQTCDARGGLEAVRLNKPYIYMCHFNIIDIAIPIIIDNQYIGAIMAGQIKLHDTETPLEQIVTRPSNSETNNKFKALEEEYLSLPTLSYEEVTTIADMLFHLCNYIVEEAIHKNSTIDMYKKALSIDIDNPSMDSMSSSDRTYRNIQAIQNELSSTLIDTKIKKVISNEIRSANPLLQPSFDYIYHHKNENITLSEMAKLCHISPSYFSRIFIKETGEKFSVFAPRLKIEWAKQLLETTDQSINQISDELGFCDAGYFIKTFKKFETLTPAVYRNMYRNNHTFKNSSELP; encoded by the coding sequence ATGAACAACTCGTTGTTTAATTTAGATAAAATTATTGATTTAGAGAAATGGCATAAGTTACAAGACTCTCTTGCGCTAGTCACAAAAATGGCGATTATTACAGTTGACTACAAAGGTACTCCCGTTACACAACACAGTTACTGCCAACCCTTTTGTCAGAGTGTAAGGAAAGATTCCTCACTATCTCCGTATTGTCAGACATGTGATGCAAGAGGAGGATTGGAAGCTGTACGGCTGAATAAACCCTATATCTATATGTGCCATTTCAATATTATTGATATTGCCATTCCTATCATTATCGATAATCAATATATTGGAGCCATCATGGCTGGACAAATTAAACTACACGATACAGAAACACCACTAGAACAAATTGTAACTCGACCGTCCAATTCAGAAACAAACAATAAGTTTAAGGCTTTAGAAGAAGAATATCTATCTTTACCCACCTTGTCATACGAAGAAGTCACAACCATCGCCGATATGTTATTCCACTTATGCAACTACATCGTGGAAGAGGCCATCCATAAAAATTCAACGATAGATATGTATAAAAAGGCTCTTTCTATAGATATAGATAACCCTTCTATGGATTCAATGAGCTCTTCTGATCGTACTTATCGGAATATACAAGCGATTCAAAATGAGCTTTCTAGTACTCTTATTGATACTAAAATAAAAAAGGTTATATCCAATGAAATCCGTTCTGCTAACCCATTGCTTCAACCTTCATTTGATTATATCTATCATCATAAAAATGAAAATATAACATTAAGTGAAATGGCTAAACTGTGTCACATTAGCCCAAGTTATTTTAGCCGAATATTTATAAAAGAAACCGGAGAAAAATTCTCAGTCTTCGCTCCACGCTTAAAAATTGAGTGGGCCAAGCAACTTCTGGAGACAACGGATCAATCCATTAATCAAATAAGCGATGAATTAGGATTCTGTGATGCTGGATATTTTATCAAAACTTTTAAAAAGTTCGAAACGCTAACGCCTGCCGTTTACCGAAATATGTATCGGAACAATCATACATTTAAAAATTCCTCGGAACTTCCTTGA
- a CDS encoding SLC13 family permease — protein sequence MTDVSEDVEKDGKKPPVKKKSKVEEGMKKFGVPLAVIIALLLFFMPTPEGMSLEAQRAIAIFTGALILWITTPIPIYLTSIIAILLLPLVGAVEDQEVAFGTLGFDVIWLMVAAFILTAAMIKSNLGRRLSLWMITKFGKTPKMTLFLLIVINFVLAFFVPSTTARATLMVPICLILLEVYKAIPGESKLGKVMMLQGVQADALATSGVMTATSGNIIAVGFINEQAGGNIGYMDWLLASMPTAIITMLITFFIGLKLFPIKGESNFDNARDTLKDELKKLGAFSLDEKKAVTIFLLTVFLWATGDYHNAWFGFELSTEQTAVLGALLCLLPRIGLLTWKETNIKWELMIFAAGAYAVGNALDKSGGAEWIIGKVVVALGMEHMNHVLVYVVVVFLSMYSHLIFTSKTVRVTILIPAFIALAKTLGIDPVPLALAAAMTMTYTITLPPHSKVNTIYFGTGYFTVLDQVKYAVITCFVGASVISLAIFTWFKVIGI from the coding sequence ATGACTGATGTCTCAGAGGACGTAGAGAAGGATGGTAAGAAGCCGCCTGTCAAGAAGAAGAGCAAGGTGGAGGAAGGTATGAAAAAGTTTGGTGTTCCACTTGCCGTTATTATTGCGTTACTTCTGTTCTTTATGCCTACACCAGAAGGCATGAGCTTAGAAGCCCAACGAGCAATTGCTATATTTACTGGAGCATTGATTCTATGGATAACCACTCCAATACCCATTTATTTGACATCCATTATTGCGATTCTATTACTTCCTTTAGTTGGAGCTGTTGAAGATCAAGAAGTTGCATTTGGGACCCTAGGCTTCGACGTTATTTGGTTGATGGTTGCCGCATTCATTCTCACGGCTGCAATGATAAAATCGAATTTGGGTAGAAGATTATCGTTATGGATGATTACGAAGTTCGGCAAAACACCAAAAATGACGTTGTTTTTATTGATTGTTATTAATTTTGTTCTAGCTTTTTTCGTTCCTTCCACAACTGCAAGGGCTACGCTGATGGTACCTATATGCTTGATTTTGTTGGAAGTCTATAAAGCCATACCAGGTGAAAGCAAACTTGGGAAGGTGATGATGCTTCAAGGGGTTCAAGCAGATGCACTTGCTACTTCAGGTGTCATGACGGCTACTTCGGGAAATATTATTGCGGTTGGTTTCATCAATGAACAAGCGGGCGGTAATATTGGTTATATGGATTGGCTTCTAGCTTCTATGCCCACTGCAATCATCACAATGCTGATTACGTTCTTCATTGGCTTAAAGCTGTTCCCAATTAAGGGTGAATCTAATTTCGATAATGCAAGGGATACGCTGAAGGACGAGCTAAAGAAATTGGGTGCCTTCTCTTTAGACGAAAAGAAGGCAGTAACGATATTCCTCCTTACCGTATTCTTATGGGCAACGGGCGATTATCACAACGCTTGGTTCGGGTTTGAATTAAGTACGGAGCAGACAGCTGTATTGGGAGCACTCTTGTGCTTGCTTCCTAGAATAGGTTTGTTGACTTGGAAAGAAACAAACATCAAATGGGAGCTTATGATTTTTGCCGCAGGAGCATACGCGGTAGGTAATGCGTTGGACAAATCGGGAGGCGCAGAATGGATTATCGGTAAAGTAGTCGTTGCTTTAGGAATGGAACATATGAATCATGTCTTGGTATACGTAGTTGTAGTATTCCTTAGCATGTACAGCCACCTCATATTTACGAGCAAAACAGTAAGGGTCACGATACTAATACCGGCATTCATAGCCCTGGCTAAGACATTGGGCATAGACCCAGTCCCTCTTGCACTAGCTGCCGCCATGACCATGACCTATACAATTACGCTTCCACCACATTCGAAAGTGAATACCATTTATTTTGGAACAGGTTATTTTACAGTATTGGATCAAGTGAAGTACGCAGTAATTACTTGTTTTGTCGGTGCAAGTGTGATCAGTTTGGCTATATTTACTTGGTTTAAAGTGATAGGAATATAG
- a CDS encoding zinc ribbon domain-containing protein YjdM, translating into MSSLPNCPKCNSEYTYEDGSLFVCPECAHEWNLELEAENSEDIKVVKDANGNVLNDGDSVTVIKDLKVKGSSSVLKIGTKVKSIRLVDGDHDIDCKIDGFGAMKLKSEFVKKI; encoded by the coding sequence ATGTCTAGTTTACCAAATTGTCCAAAATGTAATTCAGAATACACTTATGAAGATGGAAGTCTTTTTGTTTGCCCAGAATGTGCTCATGAGTGGAATTTAGAATTAGAAGCCGAAAATAGTGAAGATATCAAGGTTGTCAAAGATGCGAATGGAAATGTCTTAAACGATGGTGATTCTGTAACAGTCATCAAAGACCTGAAAGTAAAAGGAAGTTCATCCGTCTTAAAAATAGGAACAAAAGTAAAAAGTATACGTTTGGTTGATGGTGATCATGATATTGATTGTAAAATTGATGGTTTTGGAGCTATGAAATTAAAATCAGAATTTGTTAAAAAGATATAA
- a CDS encoding 2,3-bisphosphoglycerate-independent phosphoglycerate mutase has product MNRKVILAIADGLGDRPHPLLGNKTPLEYAETPNLDRLASMGITGMMDLISPGIPVGTDMGHLILFGYQPHHYPGRGPIEALGIGMDVQPGDIVLRCNFSTVDENGIVIDRRAGRIREGTNEIADAINGLEFDGVKCYFKPATEHRAVLILRGIGLSDKISDSDPKAPNDGSPYHEIRPLDSSEESKRTASILNLFLQQAHVILSNHPVNAERIRHGKLPANFVLTRGAGQMVHLDPITDQLHMKGSCIAGESTVLGVAQMTGFKSISDSSMTANMDTNIELKAKLAIEEIAKNDMVLVHLKAPDLKGHDNEPFEKAKAIELFDQMVGIISQGIPENVYLALAADHSTPCEVGEHTGDPVPILIYGPSIRRDRTLQYNEMDCAYGGLGRLSGNEFVRTLHGLMGRVEKQGN; this is encoded by the coding sequence TTGAACAGAAAAGTAATATTAGCCATTGCCGATGGGTTGGGAGACCGTCCACATCCTTTATTGGGAAATAAAACACCACTGGAATATGCTGAAACGCCCAATCTTGATAGACTAGCTTCTATGGGGATTACAGGAATGATGGATTTGATTAGCCCGGGCATTCCAGTAGGAACAGATATGGGACACTTAATTTTATTTGGATACCAGCCACACCACTATCCTGGGCGAGGCCCCATTGAAGCTTTAGGAATTGGTATGGACGTTCAGCCAGGTGATATTGTGCTTCGGTGTAATTTCTCAACGGTGGATGAGAATGGGATTGTTATTGATCGTAGGGCAGGGAGGATACGTGAAGGAACAAATGAAATAGCAGATGCCATTAACGGTTTAGAATTTGATGGGGTGAAGTGTTATTTTAAACCAGCTACGGAACATCGAGCTGTACTTATATTACGAGGAATAGGATTGAGTGATAAAATCAGTGATTCTGACCCTAAAGCGCCAAACGATGGAAGCCCTTATCATGAGATAAGGCCACTTGACTCTTCTGAGGAGTCCAAGAGAACAGCTTCGATTCTAAATTTATTTCTTCAACAGGCTCACGTCATATTATCTAACCATCCCGTTAATGCAGAGCGTATCAGACATGGGAAATTACCAGCTAATTTTGTCCTCACCAGAGGAGCCGGTCAGATGGTTCATCTTGACCCAATCACGGATCAACTTCATATGAAGGGTAGTTGTATAGCAGGAGAAAGCACAGTCTTAGGTGTTGCTCAAATGACAGGTTTTAAGTCTATCTCGGATAGCAGTATGACAGCCAATATGGATACGAACATAGAATTAAAAGCCAAACTGGCGATCGAAGAAATTGCCAAGAATGACATGGTTTTGGTGCATCTAAAGGCACCGGACCTTAAAGGTCATGATAATGAACCTTTTGAAAAGGCAAAAGCAATCGAATTGTTTGATCAAATGGTAGGAATTATATCTCAGGGAATACCCGAAAATGTGTATTTGGCATTAGCTGCCGATCATTCTACACCTTGTGAAGTCGGAGAGCATACAGGTGACCCTGTACCCATCCTAATTTACGGTCCCAGTATCCGAAGAGATCGAACTTTGCAATACAATGAAATGGATTGTGCTTATGGGGGACTAGGGCGTTTATCCGGAAATGAATTTGTCCGAACACTACATGGGTTAATGGGACGCGTGGAAAAACAGGGTAATTAG
- a CDS encoding glycerol dehydrogenase: MRKAFISPTKYVQGEDELLNLGYFVKTFGDSALLIAHPDDVNRVKEKLESTINKFNITLIESHFQGECSREEVKRLQALAKEHSCSCTIGLGGGKAIDTAKCVAEGEALIIVPTIAATDAPTSHSAVLYSPEGEFDEYAYFKQSPSVVMIDTTVIANAPTRFLVSGMGDALSTYFEARATSRSYSNVNAGLPCGVREGVCGAAKGTNTALALAKFCYETLLKDGIQAKVASDCNLVTPALENIIEANILLSGLGFESGGLAAAHAIHNGLTSLEGTHHYYHGEKVAFSTIAQLVLENADKEELNEVMAFCVAVGLPICLSDIGVDSVTYEEVLRVAQIACIPEESIHSMPFPITEEAVAAAIMVADQLGRQYKMSKDE, from the coding sequence ATGAGAAAAGCTTTTATTAGCCCAACTAAATATGTTCAGGGAGAAGATGAACTTTTAAACTTGGGGTATTTTGTAAAGACATTCGGGGATTCAGCTCTACTTATTGCTCATCCAGATGACGTAAATCGAGTAAAAGAAAAACTGGAATCTACTATAAATAAATTTAATATCACATTGATTGAAAGTCATTTCCAAGGGGAATGCTCACGTGAAGAAGTCAAGAGATTGCAAGCATTGGCTAAAGAACATTCCTGTTCTTGTACGATTGGATTAGGTGGGGGAAAGGCCATTGATACAGCGAAGTGCGTAGCAGAAGGGGAAGCATTAATTATTGTTCCAACAATAGCAGCTACCGACGCACCAACAAGTCACTCAGCCGTTCTGTATTCCCCAGAAGGGGAATTCGATGAGTATGCCTATTTTAAACAAAGTCCTAGTGTGGTTATGATTGATACTACCGTTATTGCAAACGCCCCTACAAGATTTCTTGTTTCGGGTATGGGAGATGCACTCTCGACTTATTTTGAAGCTAGAGCAACCTCAAGATCTTACTCTAACGTAAATGCAGGATTGCCATGTGGTGTTCGAGAGGGAGTATGTGGTGCGGCTAAAGGGACCAATACAGCACTCGCACTTGCTAAGTTTTGCTACGAAACATTATTGAAAGATGGAATTCAGGCAAAGGTAGCTTCGGATTGCAATTTGGTAACTCCTGCACTTGAGAATATTATAGAAGCCAATATCCTCTTATCGGGGCTTGGGTTTGAAAGTGGGGGCTTAGCTGCTGCTCACGCCATTCATAATGGCTTAACTTCACTTGAGGGGACTCATCACTATTATCACGGTGAAAAAGTAGCCTTCAGTACAATAGCCCAATTAGTTCTGGAAAATGCAGATAAAGAGGAATTGAATGAAGTAATGGCATTTTGTGTAGCGGTTGGTCTTCCCATATGTCTCTCAGACATTGGCGTGGACAGCGTAACCTATGAAGAAGTGCTTAGGGTAGCCCAAATCGCTTGTATTCCGGAAGAATCCATTCATTCTATGCCATTTCCAATTACGGAGGAAGCTGTAGCAGCAGCCATTATGGTAGCTGATCAACTCGGTCGACAATACAAGATGAGTAAGGATGAATAA